A single genomic interval of Nitrosomonadales bacterium harbors:
- a CDS encoding cation:proton antiporter: MIAILLMIAGILFLALQLEDKLKVPSPLGLIALSFVAHYGFQQVPVLTGDAEHFATLVIFLLPILLISDSLEVRLADLKEHKFSLLYLAVVAVVLSVLMALAISDWLFADYALSNAAVIVLFAMVLATDPVSVVSIFSKFELPHRLKILAEGESLLNDATALIVFVFVGLFALSGGEIGTAYVAGISGEVVLGSVAVGLLVGFAGLIVMKSTENRIAEMMVLIITGYGAFVIAEHFYEILNLLGGHSHLHLSGILAVIIATITVNHVMTQAVIEESAQIERDEAELQLEARNQNSSSGVIGNVLNRIKATVEERDRHLRSKEDVQLLALVANTILFIAMAEMIDLNLLWHYKVEILAMFLATTLIRGTMMGLFAWLANKTGKMVNISFRWWSVLTFAGIKGGLSIVMLTMIPDSFEHLEMFKAVVIGIIMLSTFLYSTALLFVIGSNKERFLAEKLEEGH, from the coding sequence ATGATCGCAATATTATTAATGATTGCCGGGATACTGTTCCTGGCTTTGCAACTGGAAGATAAATTAAAGGTGCCATCGCCGCTGGGCCTGATCGCGCTATCTTTTGTGGCCCACTACGGTTTCCAGCAGGTGCCGGTGCTGACCGGAGACGCCGAACACTTTGCGACACTGGTGATCTTCCTGCTGCCGATCCTGCTGATTTCGGACTCGCTCGAAGTCAGGCTTGCCGACCTTAAAGAACACAAGTTCAGCCTGCTCTATCTGGCGGTGGTGGCGGTCGTGCTGTCGGTATTGATGGCGCTCGCGATTTCCGATTGGCTGTTCGCCGACTACGCGCTGTCCAATGCCGCGGTCATCGTGCTGTTCGCGATGGTGCTGGCAACCGATCCGGTTTCCGTGGTCAGTATCTTTTCCAAGTTCGAACTTCCGCACCGGCTCAAGATACTGGCAGAGGGCGAAAGCCTGCTCAACGATGCCACCGCGCTGATCGTGTTTGTCTTCGTCGGCCTGTTCGCGTTGTCCGGCGGCGAGATCGGCACCGCCTATGTGGCGGGCATCAGCGGTGAAGTGGTGCTCGGTTCGGTCGCGGTGGGTCTGCTGGTCGGCTTTGCCGGACTGATCGTGATGAAGTCGACGGAGAACCGCATCGCCGAGATGATGGTGTTGATCATCACCGGCTACGGCGCATTCGTTATCGCCGAGCATTTCTACGAGATTCTCAACCTGCTGGGAGGTCACTCGCACCTGCACCTGTCCGGGATACTCGCGGTGATCATCGCGACGATCACGGTCAATCACGTGATGACGCAGGCGGTCATCGAGGAAAGCGCGCAGATCGAGCGTGACGAGGCGGAACTGCAACTCGAGGCCCGGAATCAAAACAGTTCATCCGGCGTCATCGGCAATGTGCTGAACCGCATCAAGGCGACCGTCGAGGAGCGCGACCGGCATCTGCGCAGCAAGGAGGACGTCCAGTTGCTGGCGCTCGTCGCCAATACCATCCTGTTCATCGCGATGGCGGAGATGATCGACCTGAACCTGTTGTGGCACTACAAGGTGGAGATACTGGCGATGTTCCTGGCTACCACGCTGATCCGCGGCACGATGATGGGGCTGTTTGCATGGCTCGCCAACAAGACAGGAAAGATGGTCAACATCAGTTTCCGCTGGTGGAGTGTCCTGACGTTCGCCGGCATCAAGGGCGGATTATCCATCGTGATGCTGACCATGATCCCGGACTCGTTCGAACACCTCGAGATGTTCAAGGCGGTGGTGATCGGGATCATCATGCTGTCCACCTTCCTTTATTCCACAGCCCTGTTGTTCGTCATCGGCAGCAACAAGGAGCGTTTCCTCGCGGAAAAGCTTGAAGAAGGACATTAA
- a CDS encoding dicarboxylate/amino acid:cation symporter yields the protein MFSWLIKLKLHWQILIALVLAVIAGTLAGTDAGLFGVRFYAVFDFIGTLFLNALKMLIVPLVVSSIIVGVAGIGSGGAFGRLGLKTLTYYMVTSLFAILVGLVIVNMVAPGMTDGVPAKDMVSMSGNVDEVVARVEGKGTGDLVGIFLRMVPANVVAAAAEGQMLGLIFFSLLFGFFMTRVETAHAETLYKFWQGVFQVMMKITDWVMLFAPIGVFGLVAKVVASTGYAAFVPLAWFFASVIAGLAVHFMIVLPLLLFFVGRVDPRRHFRAMAPALLTAFSTSSSAATLPLTMECVEKKAGVSNQTSSFVLPLGATVNMDGTALYECVAAIFIAQAYGIELGFVQQFTIVLMALVTSIGVAAIPSASLVAIAIILSAVGLPVEAIGLILAVDRVLDMCRTSVNVFSDSCGAVIIARLSGEANVLGSRPYAGNSFFKKAGRDK from the coding sequence ATGTTTTCATGGCTGATTAAACTGAAACTGCACTGGCAGATTCTGATCGCGCTGGTGCTTGCCGTCATTGCCGGTACGCTGGCCGGGACGGATGCGGGGTTGTTCGGCGTGCGCTTTTATGCGGTGTTCGATTTTATCGGTACACTGTTCCTGAATGCGTTGAAGATGCTGATCGTGCCGCTGGTGGTGTCGTCCATCATCGTGGGTGTCGCGGGCATCGGTTCGGGCGGCGCATTCGGCAGGCTGGGTCTGAAGACGCTGACGTATTACATGGTAACCAGCCTGTTTGCGATTCTGGTCGGTCTCGTCATCGTGAACATGGTGGCACCCGGCATGACGGACGGCGTGCCGGCAAAGGATATGGTCAGCATGTCCGGGAATGTCGATGAGGTGGTCGCCAGGGTGGAAGGCAAGGGTACCGGCGACCTGGTCGGGATTTTCCTGCGTATGGTGCCGGCCAATGTGGTCGCGGCGGCGGCAGAAGGGCAGATGCTCGGGCTGATCTTCTTCAGCCTGTTGTTCGGCTTTTTTATGACGAGGGTCGAGACTGCCCATGCCGAGACCCTGTATAAATTCTGGCAGGGCGTGTTTCAGGTGATGATGAAGATCACCGATTGGGTGATGCTGTTCGCGCCGATAGGCGTGTTCGGTCTGGTCGCCAAGGTGGTCGCCAGTACGGGCTACGCTGCGTTCGTGCCGCTGGCGTGGTTCTTCGCCAGCGTGATTGCCGGTCTCGCGGTGCATTTTATGATCGTGTTGCCGTTGCTGCTGTTCTTTGTCGGGCGGGTCGATCCGCGACGCCACTTCCGCGCGATGGCGCCTGCGCTGCTGACCGCGTTCTCCACCAGTTCTTCCGCCGCCACTTTGCCGCTTACGATGGAATGCGTGGAGAAGAAGGCGGGCGTTTCCAACCAGACCAGCAGCTTTGTGCTGCCGCTGGGGGCGACGGTCAACATGGACGGCACCGCGTTGTATGAATGTGTTGCGGCGATATTCATCGCGCAGGCTTATGGGATCGAGCTGGGTTTCGTGCAGCAATTCACCATCGTGCTGATGGCGCTGGTCACTTCCATCGGCGTGGCCGCGATCCCCTCGGCGAGCTTGGTCGCGATTGCGATCATTCTGTCTGCTGTTGGCTTGCCGGTTGAGGCGATCGGCCTGATCCTGGCGGTGGATCGTGTGCTGGACATGTGCCGCACGTCGGTGAATGTGTTCAGCGATTCATGCGGGGCGGTGATCATCGCGCGCCTGAGCGGCGAAGCCAATGTGCTCGGATCGCGCCCGTATGCGGGGAATAGTTTTTTTAAAAAAGCTGGAAGAGATAAATGA
- the amrS gene encoding AmmeMemoRadiSam system radical SAM enzyme, translated as MDEAIHPDERHPAKYSHKLDDGRIQCDLCPRDCKMHEGQRGACFVRGVADHQMVLTTYGRSSGFCIDPIEKKPLNHFYPGSSVFSFGTAGCNLACKFCQNWDISKSRDMDRLMDSASPAAIAQAAHQYGSKSVAFTYNDPVVFFEYALDAADACHAQGLKTVAVTAGYIHDAPRREFFARMDAANIDLKGFTDQFYVKLTGAHLQPVLDTLAYVHHETDCWLELTTLLIPGHNDSDAELTALAKWVAQELGPDVPLHFSAFHPDWKMADVPPTPPATLTRARAIAMNAGLNYVYTGNVHDKEGDTTFCPSCHAKLIERDWYEINRYRLTPDGHCPDCNAKIAGHFESFGQPFGARRIPVMLGRSAKPHR; from the coding sequence ATGGATGAAGCCATCCATCCTGACGAACGTCATCCCGCGAAATACTCGCACAAGCTGGACGATGGGCGCATCCAGTGCGACCTGTGCCCGCGCGACTGCAAGATGCACGAGGGGCAGCGCGGCGCCTGTTTCGTGCGCGGCGTCGCAGACCATCAGATGGTACTGACCACTTACGGGCGCTCGTCCGGCTTCTGCATCGACCCGATCGAGAAAAAGCCGCTCAACCATTTCTATCCGGGCAGCAGCGTGTTCTCCTTCGGCACCGCCGGCTGCAACCTCGCCTGCAAGTTCTGCCAGAACTGGGACATCTCCAAGTCGCGCGACATGGACCGGCTGATGGACAGCGCCTCGCCTGCAGCCATCGCGCAGGCCGCACATCAATACGGTAGCAAGAGCGTCGCGTTCACCTACAACGACCCAGTGGTGTTCTTTGAATATGCGCTGGATGCAGCGGACGCCTGCCATGCACAGGGCCTGAAGACCGTCGCGGTGACTGCCGGTTACATTCACGACGCGCCGCGACGCGAATTCTTTGCCCGCATGGACGCGGCTAACATCGACCTCAAAGGCTTCACCGACCAGTTCTATGTCAAGCTGACCGGTGCGCACTTGCAGCCAGTGCTCGATACGCTGGCCTATGTGCACCACGAAACCGATTGCTGGCTGGAACTCACCACGCTGCTGATCCCCGGCCACAACGACAGCGACGCCGAACTCACCGCACTGGCGAAATGGGTGGCGCAGGAACTCGGGCCGGACGTGCCGCTACACTTCTCCGCGTTCCACCCGGACTGGAAGATGGCCGACGTGCCGCCCACGCCGCCCGCCACGCTGACCCGCGCGCGCGCCATCGCCATGAATGCCGGGCTGAATTACGTCTACACCGGCAACGTGCATGACAAGGAAGGCGACACGACCTTCTGCCCGTCTTGCCATGCAAAGCTGATCGAGCGCGACTGGTACGAGATCAACCGCTACCGCCTTACGCCCGATGGCCACTGCCCGGACTGCAACGCGAAGATCGCCGGGCATTTCGAGTCATTCGGCCAGCCGTTCGGTGCGCGCCGCATCCCGGTGATGTTGGGAAGATCGGCAAAGCCGCATCGCTGA
- a CDS encoding phosphoribosyltransferase, with the protein MIFRDREDAARRLAKALVQYRGQHPLVLAIPRGAVPMTRIIADELGGEIDVVLVRKLRAPANLEFALGAVDETGWTYLADYAEQVAGSPRYIETEITAQLETMRERRASYTPVRPPLDPAGRIVIVVDDGLATGATMIAALHTLRARHPQKLVCAVPVAPPDTLEKVKPYADQVICLTAPAMFYAVGQFYQSFPQVDDDEVIALLGGTA; encoded by the coding sequence ATGATATTTCGCGATCGTGAAGATGCAGCACGGCGGCTGGCGAAAGCGCTTGTGCAGTATCGCGGACAGCATCCGCTGGTACTGGCGATCCCGCGCGGGGCGGTGCCGATGACACGGATCATCGCGGACGAACTGGGCGGCGAGATAGACGTGGTGCTGGTGCGCAAACTGCGCGCGCCGGCCAATCTAGAATTCGCGCTCGGCGCGGTGGACGAGACCGGCTGGACCTATCTGGCCGATTACGCGGAACAGGTAGCGGGCAGTCCGCGCTACATCGAAACCGAGATAACCGCACAGCTTGAAACGATGCGCGAACGGCGCGCCAGCTATACGCCGGTGCGCCCGCCGCTCGACCCTGCGGGCCGTATCGTTATCGTGGTGGACGATGGACTGGCAACCGGCGCTACGATGATTGCCGCGCTGCACACGCTACGCGCCAGACATCCGCAAAAACTGGTCTGCGCGGTGCCGGTCGCACCACCCGACACGCTGGAAAAGGTGAAACCATATGCCGACCAAGTGATTTGCCTGACCGCACCGGCGATGTTCTATGCGGTGGGCCAGTTCTACCAGTCGTTCCCGCAGGTGGACGATGACGAGGTGATTGCACTGCTGGGCGGCACTGCGTAA